The Sardina pilchardus chromosome 19, fSarPil1.1, whole genome shotgun sequence genome window below encodes:
- the tmtopsb gene encoding teleost multiple tissue opsin b has product MIVSNVSLSCARSGGAWCASTVDGHLEGTSSDHTLSATGHLVVAVCLGFIGTFGFLNNLLVLVLFCRYKMLRSPINCLLVSISFSDLLVCVLGTPFSFAASTQGRWLIGPAGCVWYGFVNSCLGIVSLISLAVLSYERYCTMMGATQADATNYRKVAAGIAFAWGYSLAWSVPPLLGWSRYGPEGPGTTCSVNWAAKTANNVSYIMCLFFFCLILPFAVIVYSYGKLLQAITQVSRINTAVSRKREQRVLLMVITMVVAYLLCWLPYGVMALVATFGRPGLVTPEASIIPSILAKFSTVINPIIYIFMNNQFYRCFQAMLKCSAPERGSSVKASSRATKTLRMVRRAANGHNVHITFAVASAGFNTTYAPESNRHSLEANDAASAPPALATPAPVPAPAKPTLSLVAHYNG; this is encoded by the exons ATGATTGTATCCAACGTGAGCCTAAGTTGCGCGAGGTCTGGTGGCGCTTGGTGCGCCAGCACCGTTGACGGCCACTTGGAAGGGACTTCTTCAGACCACACTCTGAGCGCAACTGGACACCTGGTTGTCGCCGTGTGTCTCGGTTTTATCGGGACCTTCGGTTTTCTCAATAACTTACTCGTCCTCGTCCTTTTCTGTCGCTACAAGATGCTGCGCTCCCCCATTAACTGCCTGCTGGTGAGCATCTCCTTCAGtgatctgctggtgtgtgtcctGGGAACTCCGTTTAGCTTTGCAGCGAGCACGCAAGGACGCTGGCTTATCGGACCCGCAGGATGTGTGTGGTACGGTTTCGTGAATTCATGCCTTG gCATCGTGTCCCTCATCTCGCTGGCTGTGCTCTCCTACGAGCGCTACTGCACCATGATGGGCGCCACCCAGGCCGACGCCACCAACTACCGGAAGGTGGCGGCGGGCATCGCCTTCGCCTGGGGCTACTCGCTGGCGTGGTCGGTGCCGCCGCTGCTGGGCTGGAGCCGCTACGGCCCCGAGGGGCCCGGCACCACCTGCTCCGTCAACTGGGCGGCCAAGACGGCCAACAACGTGTCCTACATCATGTGTCTGTTCTTCTTCTGTCTCATCCTCCCGTTCGCGGTCATAGTCTACAGCTATGGTAAGCTCCTGCAGGCCATCACACAG GTGAGCCGCATCAACACGGCAGTGAGCCGTAAGCGGGAGCAGCGCGTGCTGCTGATGGTCATCACCATGGTGGTGGCCTACCTGCTGTGCTGGCTGCCCTACGGAGTCATGGCCCTGGTGGCCACGTTCGGGCGGCCAGGCCTGGTGACCCCGGAGGCCAGCATCATCCCCTCCATCCTGGCCAAGTTCAGCACAGTCATCAACCCCATCATCTACATCTTCATGAACAATCAG TTCTACAGGTGTTTCCAGGCCATGCTGAAGTGCAGCGCTCCCGAGCGCGGCTCCAGCGTCAAGGCGTCGTCGCGGGCGACCAAGACCCTGCGCATGGTGCGCCGCGCCGCCAACGGCCACAACGTCCACATCACCTTCGCCGTGGCCTCCGCCGGCTTCAACACCACCTACGCCCCCGAGAGCAACAGGCACTCGCTGGAGGCCAACGACGCCGCCTCCGCTCCCCCGGCGCTGGCGACCCCCGCGCCCGTACCCGCGCCAGCCAAGCCCACCCTCTCTCTGGTAGCCCACTACAACGGCTGA